The Pseudomonas cucumis sequence CCTACACCGCTGCCGAAAACCGCTACGATTCCATCCCTTACCGCCGTGTAGGCCGCAGCGGGCTGGTGCTGCCGGCGTTATCCCTGGGCTTGTGGCACAACTTCGGCGACAGCACGCCGATCGATACCCAGCGTTCGTTGCTGCGCACGGCGTTCGATCTCGGTATCAACCATTTCGACCTGGCCAACAACTACGGCCCGCCGTATGGCAGCGCCGAGATCAACTTCGGTCGTTTGCTGCGCGAAGACTTCAAGCAGTACCGCGACGAGTTGATCATCTCCAGCAAGGCCGGTTGGGATATGTGGGCCGGCCCTTACGGTCAGGGCGGTGGTTCGCGTAAATACATATTGGCCAGCCTCGACCAGAGCCTGCAGCGCCTGGGCCTCGACTACGTAGACATCTTCTATTCCCACCGCTTCGATCCGGACACACCGCTTGAAGAAACCGCCAGCGCACTGGCCACTGCGGTGCAGCAGGGCAAGGCGCTGTATATCGGCATCTCGTCCTATTCCGGAGTGAAAACCCGTGAAATCGCTGGGTTGCTGAAAGAGTGGAAAGTGCCGTTGCTGATACACCAACCGGCCTACAACCTGCTGAATCGCTGGGTCGAAAAGGACCTGCTGGACACCACCGATGAACTCGGCACCGGCGTGATCGCCTTCACGCCATTGGCTCAAGGGCTGTTGACCGACAAGTACCTCAATGGCGTGCCAGCGGATGCGCGGGTCAATCGACCGGGCGGTGGTTCGTTGCAGGCGTCGCACCTGTCCGAAGCCAACATCGCCCATGTGCGGGCGCTTAATGAAATCGCCAAACGCCGCGGTCAGAGCCTGGCGCAGTTGGCGCTGGCCTGGACCCTGCGCGACCCGCGGGTGACCTCGGCGCTGATCGGCGCGAGCCGGCCGGAGCAGATCATCGAGAACGTCGGGGCGTTGAAGAATCTGAGTTTTAGCGTGGAAG is a genomic window containing:
- the mgrA gene encoding L-glyceraldehyde 3-phosphate reductase encodes the protein MTYTAAENRYDSIPYRRVGRSGLVLPALSLGLWHNFGDSTPIDTQRSLLRTAFDLGINHFDLANNYGPPYGSAEINFGRLLREDFKQYRDELIISSKAGWDMWAGPYGQGGGSRKYILASLDQSLQRLGLDYVDIFYSHRFDPDTPLEETASALATAVQQGKALYIGISSYSGVKTREIAGLLKEWKVPLLIHQPAYNLLNRWVEKDLLDTTDELGTGVIAFTPLAQGLLTDKYLNGVPADARVNRPGGGSLQASHLSEANIAHVRALNEIAKRRGQSLAQLALAWTLRDPRVTSALIGASRPEQIIENVGALKNLSFSVEELAEIDRFAQEGGINLWEKPSTAE